TGAAGGCCAGCCGCCATATGCAATGCATATGAAGAGATGGATAATATACACAGTGGCTGAAAAATCTAAGCACTTTTTTGCCCTCTCAATCAAGTACAGCAAATAAACAGCGCTGCTCAGACATCATAATATCAAACAAGCAAGTTAGTAGAGCATACTTGTAGAATATACTTACTTTGTAACTCAGTGTCTTTAATCTTCTTATCAAATACAATGCGTGACAATGATATATCCTAAGAATTTGTTTACAGAGCGGAAAGAACGCAATCATGAAACATGTACACATTCTTATCTGCCTGCAGTAATAGAATATTAATACTACATAACCCTTTAATTTAATAACTAGCGAGTTAAATCTAATAGATGACCTCTTACACCTCCACTTATTGCTGGCAGAACCTAAATTCTAGAACATCCGAGGttaaattatgtattttattaattttttgaaagcCAGCCCGAgcttggattttttttaaatgacttTTAAAGGTACTCTGAGATTAAAAATGAATTTCAATTGATTTCTTAAGGTCAGTCTCCCCTAGGTTTCGGCAGTGGTGCCACCAACAATCTATTCTATGTCTATCTACCAATCGAAATAAGTTGTAAGACCTTATGAGTTAAATAAAGGCTGGGCTATGTTTATTCTTGTGCAACTAGTAAATCCAATAATTTAAGCGTGGTAACTACATCACCATGGCTTCTTATGGCAAAGTTGCAAAACTGATACCATCATCCTCGATAACAGTAGAAGAACCTGAACTATAATGAagtttattttatgatttggaCGATCTGatgacagttttttttttttttttttttgctaattgaatACACACGCACACAACAAACAAATTACAGTACACAgtactcataagtcataacaaACCCCCCCTCCTCCATTTCATTCCTCATTTCTCAATTCCCCTCACTCCCTCGCAATCTCCGACCCCAAAATGCAGACCTCCACTCTCTCAATCCCTAAACATCTCTCTcactctcatctctctccccgtctctccctctctcatctctctccccGTTTCTCTCCTCTCTCGCCATCTCCAATCTCGCTGAAATGTAACAACAAGAGCACTAATAATTTCTCAATCTCCTCGTCGTCTCCGCGACTGCCTCCGCTATTTAACTGCTCGTCGCGGCTGTCGAGAGTGAGCGAGACTAGCGATGACTCGGTTGTGAAGAAGCGCGCGGTTGAGGTTAGGGCTGGCTCGGTGGTGCCGGAGAGCGGGGAGGATGGGACAGTTTTTCATGTAAAGTAATAATTAATACtaaattacaagagaaaaaattaaacaaTGACAACTAACGATCGATgtaataataagaaaaataggTAGCACGCGAGACTGAAATCAACATAAAAAAATACTAACACATAAGATGAAATAATAACACATAAGATTGGAGATTTATTGCAATTAATAGAATAGTTTGATCCTCAGACATTCAGTtgtgaattaaatatttgagaGCATATGAATAACCGTCTATAGATGTAGCAGCATTACCAAAATCCAATCAGGTATATTAAACATTCTAAACCATAAATCTCTTCATACAAAAACATTAAGCAAAACAAACTGCACACAATATAAACTCCTCCAAATCAAACAATACGAAACATAAAAAGAATAAGACTAATCCTTACCCTCCGACAGCCGAAAGCAAAATCGAAGCAATAACACACCAACCAGTCCCCGTAGAAGCAGTAACAGTCGCGTAATCAAAGAAATACACTAAACTCATTCGAGACACCCTAGTCCCAACAGATACTGTCAAAAAACCTCCAAGAGTAAGATAGTACAAACACTGTATACCAACAATCTGGGCAACAATTAGCCATGGATCCCATACCACTGTACCATAGAACATGACTCACTTCTCCTCTAACTAATCAAACACTTACTATCAAAATTAACccaattttaataattcaaagCCTCACAAAATTCTTCAATTAAAGGCCAATAAAACACACCCAAttaagtaaaaataataaaatttaggaATTAAAGAGTGAAAGGCTAATGATTTAACCAGATCCAATGTGAATATTAAAAGGGCTGCGAAATCAATAAAGTGGATTGTGAGAGATAAAGTTTACACTTTTGTGGAGCTGTGAGGAAACTAGACCCGACCCGTTTCAAGATTTCGCCGGCCGGAGAGAACCAGAAATTGTGTTTGAGTTTGCTTGAACAAACTTCGATGGCGAATTGATCAGAGTTCGCAAGTATACAGCTGTGTTTGTAATTTTGTAtagttgtttaaaaaaaatttaaaaaatatataatttctttaaaCTGATTTTAAAATACTGAACTAGACAATATTTTTGTAGTTTGCTTAACAAAAATCAATGACctgaattttgtttaaaataatataaaacaatatgAATGTGTGAGTTAATCTTGttgaagaaaaataataaaacaacaagAGTATGTGAGTTCTTTACTTAAGAGGTTGAATTTAACCTAAGTGAATGaatgtaattaataaaataatttattcttgattttttaattttagttcttgtaaataaaaatttaagtatgaaaattttacttttaaaatttttttataaaaatagataGTCAATATCTTTCAAATTGAGTGTTCAAGAACAAGTTCAGGGCGGGGAGTAAAATTTATACATGCATAAAACATGATTTCTGCATTTTGAATGGTTTTGGTTTTTATGGTTTAATCGAGGAATTTGGGTTGATAAACTATTTTCTATATTTTCAAACACAGAAACACTTTGTTCCTGCACTTATATGTTTACTTGCAGAGAAAATTCTTGAGCCATTATTTGAATTACACTTGGAATTAGATGTCAAATATACAAGGTATAGATAACAAGTTACAATTTTCAGAGAAGTTCTataaaaacagaacaatctaAGCAGATATTTGTACCTCAAGATTTAGAGATATTTGTACCTCAAGATTTAGATCCTAGGGAAAAACTAAACCTTGAAACAAGGCCTTCAACATGCAAACTGTACTATGAACTTTCTTTCTTAGAAACCACTTTTCTCCTCCTGGTTCTCTTCACAGGCGTTTTGGTCCCTTCTTCACTACCCTTCTGGCCATCTACACTGCTAACTCGCTTTACTTTCTTCTCTTCCTTGACCGCTTTCTCCTTTTCGATGTCATTCCCTTTTAGGCTATCTACATTGCTACTTTTCTTTACTTTCTTCTCTTCCTTGACAACTTTCAGATTGTCGACTTTGTTAATGGAAGCTTCCAATGCACTTATTTGACTCCGCAATCTTAATATTTCGCCTTTGGCAGATGCTGCTGCTTCTTCTAGTTTCTGTGatttcttctcaaatttctcCCTCTCGTTTCCAAGTTTCATCACAAGTTTATGAGCATCTTCCATGTTTTCTTTCGCTTCCTGAGAAATTTGCTTTTGCTCGGTAAGAGCCCTGTGGTATACATCTTTCTCATCCTCAAGGCTGGAAATTTTGGAATTAACAAGCTCTAGATCTTTTGATAGTGTCAATGCATTTCTATTCATCTCATCTAGTGATCTGGTAGCTTCTTCCAGATCGGTTTCAAGTGATACACGCGCCTCCTTATCTTTCAGTATTTGAGACTCCAGAGCTCTCAACTCTTTGTTTAGAGAAGAGACAACCTCCTTCTCCTCTTCCAAATCCCTCACAGAACTTTCAGCTTTCCTATAGACATCGCCCAATTCTTTCTGGAGGCTCTCACAATTTTGTACTGCAATTGTCAGTTCATTTGACATGGTTTCGATTTGTTCTTTTGCTTGCTTCAGAATCTCGTTCTTTGATGTCAGTTCAGCTGCTAATGCTTCTTCACTTTGCTTTGCCTCTGTTAAATTCCTCTGTAACAACTCTATAGCTTCAGTAGATTCGGTCCGCACGTTAGATATCTCAACATTGAGCTGTGAGCATAGATTTCTTGATTGCTCCAGTTGTTGTGCCTGATCAAAAGCCTCATTCCGTGATTTCTCCAGAGCTTCATGTGCAATTATAAGCTCCTGCTCTAGATTATTTTTTGCTCTCAGTTCTTTATCAAGATCTCTTTTGAGATCATCTCTTTCATGAGATAAATCAGTAACTAGAACTTTCTTTTTGCTCACTTCATCCAACGCAAGCACGAGCTGTTCTTTTAGCTGGCAAAGTTCGTTCATTCTATCTTCCAAGAGCTGGGCATCAGATATTGCTTTTTTTTCGGCAGAGGACTTCAGGTCATCATATTCCTTTGCAATGACGCCAAGTTTTCTGTTGGCTTCATCTCTCTCAGCAATCAAGGAGCTTACTTCCGCATTCAAATCATCGATTGTAGCAAATTTGAGTTCCAATTCTTTTTCAAGTTTAGTGAGGTCATCTTTTAATGCTCTTATCTGTGAATATAGACCAACTACCTCATTCTTGGTATTCTCATATACAGAAGTCAGCTTATTGAACTCTGATTCTTTAGCATCAAGCCTAAAGCTGAGATCGCGAATATCAGCTTCTTTATCATTTATCTCCACTGTTAGCAAGTTTATTTTTTCTTGCAAGAGTTCAACAAAGTTGAGCTTTTTCTTCACCTCATTTTCTAGTTCCTTTTTATCTTGCTCAGCCTCCATAAGGTCGGTTGTTAGACTATCTATCTGAACTCTGAAACCTTCAGCAGCTCTTTTCTCTTTTGTGAGCTCTTGTCCAAGGCCTGTTATTGTACTATTTGCTGATTGCAGCTGACTAATCAAAGACTGCTTCTCTTCATTTGCCATTTTAACTTGCTTGTTTCGTTCCTCCCTTTCATCTCGCAACTGTGACTCAAACTTCTGCCGTAGAGAAATCATGGCAGCTTCCTTTTCATCCAATTCACTTTTTATCTGCGCATACAGCATTAGAAGCATTATAACCAGTAATGAGAAATTTGGATGAATACTTTGATAACATAGAccataaaacatatttttttttaattttttagcaaGTCGTATACATACTATATACATATTGCTGGAAAGAATCAGAAAGTTTACAGATCACATAAAAATACAAGATTACTATTATCATATGATCAAACACTCTGCCATATCTTTATTCGAGTGATCATGGAAGTTTTCCATTTTGACTTGAGTAATCTACATGATTCGCTGGAACAATTCCTTGTAATCAGCATGTCATGAAACATTTCGGAAAAGACATAAAGTTCTTTGAAACATAATTGATAATTCCCTAAACCGAAATTGGTGAAGGGAATATCTAGCATATCTACTTACAGATTccattgttgcttcattactatcCTTTTCCTTCTGGGCCAATGCAAAGAGCACCCCGAACACACTGGAACCAAATATACCTATCCCATTTAGAAGGAACATAAAGGGATTTGGTGATGCATCTCCTTGATTATTTTTCTGTAACAAATTGTACTCAGATCAGGACTTCCTGTACTTAAAAATGCATAAAAGTAAGCTAGTTAAATGGACTACTTCAAATCTTAAACAAGATATTTTTTAGAAGTTTAGACCTTGACATTTTGTTTCTGCTCCGGCGTCAATGTAATAGAATCTTCTGAAACAAGATAAGATAACAAACATTAGCATTGTTTGGGAACTTTATCAGAGCTTAAATACATACTAACCTTTTCATAAAAGTAAAGATCTGCAGATATTTTAATGCGATGTGAAACACAAGAGTCTTATATAGTACCTCCTCTGTCcccctcaattctttacattgaggACAGAcccctcaattctttacattgaggACAGAGTGCTCAACAAGCATTTTAAAGCTCCTACAAAGTATAgttacataaattattttaattttttccttctgaataaaagtttaatgtttaaatttttatacaaaagacgaacattttaaaaataagttatagaactatactttcgaggagtcttaaaatgcgtgccaagcaGTGAATTCACTGTAAAGatatgagagggacggagggagtaatagcaGGAAGAGAATATTATATATGCCAACAAACTGTTGACCAGAATCCTTTTAGATTTATCTAGTAGTAATATATTTCGACATTTGTTCTTTCTACCTTTTCATAACAAATATCTTCAATTTTGTGTTCGGTTGGGGTAACAGAAATTGGGAGggaatgatataaaaatttcttTCCTAACAATTTCAACTAGAGCGCAAATCTACAAATTCTCCATCACCACTGCCAAATCTGTTTCTTTCCTCATACAATTttgaacaaataatattaattttagtcaaGAAACAACTTCGAGTTGTCTGAAAAGGCTGCCGAAATAGGATTATTGTGTAAGTCTGTAAGAcattctctaaagtctaaaCTGTGGATTGTGGGTAAATGATCCGATGCTGATTTAAGTTgaacaattttaaattttgcctTCATAGTATAGTATTAACTATTAAGTTTAATTTGAAACCAGTGCTGAAGTAGGCTTCATAAACTAGATACTTGATAACTAACACATAAGGAAACCGCAAAGAATAAGGGAGGACTGCTGGAAAGAGAAAGGATGATTCAGCTGAAAGTGTTACTTATGTCAAATGCTTGAGAATGAGAAAACAACAAAGCTTTATAGCAATTACAATAATATATCAATAGTAAGGTCAAACTGTATGAGATTCTCACGATTCATAATTGAGAAATATGTATGAAAATAGATACCCTTTACATTATCTTGATCTAGCACCAAGTTGTATTGACTTCAAATTCCAAGACATAACTTAGTTCGTGAACACAAAGTCAAAATGCTGAgaagataaaaaaatttcaaactaaAGAGAAAAATAACTCCAGCAATACTCCCCTAGAGTTGCAACAGATGCTGTAATTATGCTACTGTAGCATAACAAGACAGACTTCCTAAATATATTGATGTTTATAACCGTTTACTCGAAGAATACGTGTTTATCTGAGATAGTTTCACTTCGGAGAATAGTCAGCTCAGCAGCCCTAAGCATCTCTACAATGCTGCGACCGGACCGACCCTCACTTAAAGATGACGATCATCCTAAAATCTATTACTTTGTTCTTACAATCCATTAGTATATTCATTTCACTAAATCTCGAGGTCATCTCGGAGTAATAAGTATTAGGTGAAAGCCCAATAGCAATGAAATCAGTTCAAGTTACTAATACCATACAATTTGTCCATAAACAATCAATCAACCAAGTACATTACTTCCCAGAAATTCCCATTTCCGATTAAATTATACACAAATCATACTACCAATAAATACCGAATCCATATATCCAAAAATCACAACCCTTTGATTAAACAAAACCTAAAACCAAACCGCATTATCGAAAACCAAGAATCAAGAAACCCCAACTGAcctgcagcatcagcatcaccCCTAAGCTTCAAAAGTGGAAGAATCGAAATACCCATGAAAAGAATAGCCCTTTTCTTGAACAAATCACACTCACTCTGCTCTCCAACCTGTAAACAAGAAACAACCCTCAAATTCCTCCCCTTTCTCCTAGAAAAACTCAACAACTTGGAGTTGGAGCAAAAGGGTGGAGCAATAACAGGATACAGAGAGTAAAAGATTGGAGAGTTCAAAGAACTCCCCAATGCAAAGGCCATAGCTTTCTTTGTGTTGAAGCTTTGAGATATCAAATCCCTTTGGTTGTTTGTTTTTACAGTGTGTTTTCTATCTATACTTTGGTTTTGTTGGTTTGTTTAGTGGGAGTTATGGTCCATGTTGTCCCTGTAAAAAGCCCTCTTCTTACCCAAAGTCTTGAAACCACAGCACTGGTATAATAAAAGGTTAAAAGCTCAATTGCTCAAGTGACGCTCAGTGGGTTCAAGTTCACATCTTTGCGTGCTTGCTTCTGCGTGGAAATGACTGTTTAGaggtaaaattaaaatttataattattggtgttgatattttttttaaatttttttttgaaacaattattattattattattattattattatataagtgGAAAATGAAGTTATGATATAATTGCGCTCTGGTCGTCCTGAATAATaatgggaaatctacaaaactacctaccttttcttttattgttttcaaaaatactaccttccagaattatttttaaaaataccttttcataaattttttttttcaaaaatacggtttgcaacttttgcaacctcatttgcaactccaggcggcgccagccgtgttgcaacctcttttgcaacttcatatgcaaccGAATTTCTGATTTCAacttccagttttcaaatgtcattttcgacctcattttcggaatcgatatatatatatatatatatatatatatatatatatatatatatatatcgattccgaaaatgaggtcgaaaatgacatttgaaaactggaactttaaatcaggatttgtaattgcatatatggttgcatatggttgtattcagttgcatatggttgcattcagctgattctattgcaatctaatggccccgccaggggcacaccatacatctgttgttacttacagttttcagttgcaagtgaggttgcaaatgaagttgcaactgcagttgcaaaagttgcaactgcagttgcaacttcatttgtaacttttgcaacctcatttgcaactatatatagttttcagttgcatttagttgcaactgaggttgcaaatgaagttgcaactgcagttgcaaaagttgcaactgcagttgcaacttcatttgcaatctcatttgcaactatatatatatatctacttatatatataatagcccaacaggttcgtgtcaagcctccctcctgagcaaataaattacctagctccgaacccgagcctaactccgaacctcaCTCatcctcatttatataaaaaaaattgttatttttaggAATTGAACCCAAGACCTCTCCAACATGAATACACAgctcaaaccacttgagctacacaatcAATTGAtttgttattcaaaagcattaatcaCATACATTAAAcctgttgtatttatattcttttcaatatcttatttatctgatataagttattatttcagttaacccgcatatattatttacatgatagattaatatctataaattaagtatttacataaataaatttaaatttgaaaaagaatctAAATAATCGAGCTCGAACCATGtttcagatttctaaaaatagatacaattcatattcgaataaaaatgagatttcagtgagcatctttgaaaggaagAATCGATGGACTTTTAACATGGACTTTgtcatgttaattttttttttaaaattatagatataagaataatgacaaaaaaatcaaatttggtgttagaaaatatatctagATGATgtgattttgatgatatatgaatttgaaatattatgactTGTGATATAAAAGTGAATTTAGGGAAATTCtaaattgttaatcaaaaggcaaccaaattataataaacaGCGTTTATGTGACCTACTAAAAataattgagttataaattttatttggttaaaataaaataacacagagaaataagttatatatattaaagtcttaaaactataattttaatatgcaatcaatcaatatataacataccagttaaataaaatgatgcaaactacaattaaattaattaataattttaccaattaaactaataaaatataattaattctgaaccggacAATCCGACGCGATATGGTGAAAACTACTATCTGACTCAACGGGACTaaaacaagaatagttttcccATAATCTAGAATATCGAATACCTGATTTGATTTTTAACATTGAACATAATATGCTACATTGCTCACCCTAAAAAATACAAGtaccaaaatatttaaaagtgtgcgtttgcacaaagctaaaaaagtgaTTACACAACTAATTAAACTAAGTATTTCATGTTATTATAAACTTCATGGTTCCTAACTCATatatactctctttttgctatttgaaattccaaaAAATCATTTTGAGATCTAAGAAATTAAAGTACTGTATAATTGATCTGAAAATTAAAGGGTAAGCCACATCAAAGGTGTCAAAAAATTTTGTGTACAATTataaggttagtagttcaattgatgcttttataataaaataaggtatgggtctttttacatacaatatatgttataatttctatttatacaaagtGTGCGCAACATATGCCGAAAAAAAATGTGTTTGATGATGCCTATCATGTATCACTTAACTATTAAGCAAACCTAcgctaaaaaaaaaagaaataaatttaaaacaacgtggaccacacatcttcatctaatcatgatttaggatatcataattcacatatcaagaataagttttcatcaaaatcatgttatattagatgaaataatctaataattttcaacaataaattacagatactaTTAATGAggcataatatatttaaaatcaaaaagtaaaatcattttgagatCTAAGACAtcgaagtactatataattgatatgaaaattaacaGGGTAAGCCACATCAAAAGTGTCAGAATATTTTTGGGGTACAATTATAAgcttagtagttcaattgatacttttataataaaacaagGTATGACatacaacatatgtttcaattcCTATTTGTACAATGTGTGTGAAACATATGTTAAAATCCGCCACATCATGTATCACTTAGCTATTACGCAAACGTATGATCAATaagaagaaataaatttaaaacaacgCGGATcacacatcttcatctaatcatgatttaggatatcgtaattcacatatcaagaaaaagttttcatcaaaattatgttatattagatgaaataatttaataattttcaacaatatattacatatacttttaatgaggtataatatatttaaaatctaaaagtttcaatattaatttcgaatatgattttaaatatataaataatatggtagtggcctctatatcctaacgaatttgaatataaaaaaatcagttCAAATAGAGTTTTtgatcaataattttttttaaaatatagtactTATTCTTACCATTAATGTTATTAGGTttcaaatatttcattttcatgtttacatattttgtcaaagaATAAAACGTAACAGTTACATTCGAAATAGTACGAAGACAcatggatattatttaaaatacaaacacaaactagagcccgtgcctcgcacgggcttttatgctagtataTAGGTAGATGTCGAAACAGAGGTCGAAAATGGCAACTGAAAACTAGAAGTTGCAACTTACaattttcagttgaactagttgcaat
This genomic window from Daucus carota subsp. sativus chromosome 7, DH1 v3.0, whole genome shotgun sequence contains:
- the LOC108195818 gene encoding MAR-binding filament-like protein 1-1 isoform X1, whose product is MAFALGSSLNSPIFYSLYPVIAPPFCSNSKLLSFSRRKGRNLRVVSCLQVGEQSECDLFKKRAILFMGISILPLLKLRGDADAAEDSITLTPEQKQNVKKNNQGDASPNPFMFLLNGIGIFGSSVFGVLFALAQKEKDSNEATMESIKSELDEKEAAMISLRQKFESQLRDEREERNKQVKMANEEKQSLISQLQSANSTITGLGQELTKEKRAAEGFRVQIDSLTTDLMEAEQDKKELENEVKKKLNFVELLQEKINLLTVEINDKEADIRDLSFRLDAKESEFNKLTSVYENTKNEVVGLYSQIRALKDDLTKLEKELELKFATIDDLNAEVSSLIAERDEANRKLGVIAKEYDDLKSSAEKKAISDAQLLEDRMNELCQLKEQLVLALDEVSKKKVLVTDLSHERDDLKRDLDKELRAKNNLEQELIIAHEALEKSRNEAFDQAQQLEQSRNLCSQLNVEISNVRTESTEAIELLQRNLTEAKQSEEALAAELTSKNEILKQAKEQIETMSNELTIAVQNCESLQKELGDVYRKAESSVRDLEEEKEVVSSLNKELRALESQILKDKEARVSLETDLEEATRSLDEMNRNALTLSKDLELVNSKISSLEDEKDVYHRALTEQKQISQEAKENMEDAHKLVMKLGNEREKFEKKSQKLEEAAASAKGEILRLRSQISALEASINKVDNLKVVKEEKKVKKSSNVDSLKGNDIEKEKAVKEEKKVKRVSSVDGQKGSEEGTKTPVKRTRRRKVVSKKESS
- the LOC108195770 gene encoding uncharacterized protein LOC108195770, with translation MFYGTVVWDPWLIVAQIVGIQCLYYLTLGGFLTVSVGTRVSRMSLVYFFDYATVTASTGTGWCVIASILLSAVGGAVYLLYLIERAKKCLDFSATVYIIHLFICIAYGGWPSSITWWVVNGTGLAVMALLGEYLCIKRELREIPITRFRSNV
- the LOC108195818 gene encoding MAR-binding filament-like protein 1-1 isoform X2 — translated: MAFALGSSLNSPIFYSLYPVIAPPFCSNSKLLSFSRRKGRNLRVVSCLQVGEQSECDLFKKRAILFMGISILPLLKLRGDADAADSITLTPEQKQNVKKNNQGDASPNPFMFLLNGIGIFGSSVFGVLFALAQKEKDSNEATMESIKSELDEKEAAMISLRQKFESQLRDEREERNKQVKMANEEKQSLISQLQSANSTITGLGQELTKEKRAAEGFRVQIDSLTTDLMEAEQDKKELENEVKKKLNFVELLQEKINLLTVEINDKEADIRDLSFRLDAKESEFNKLTSVYENTKNEVVGLYSQIRALKDDLTKLEKELELKFATIDDLNAEVSSLIAERDEANRKLGVIAKEYDDLKSSAEKKAISDAQLLEDRMNELCQLKEQLVLALDEVSKKKVLVTDLSHERDDLKRDLDKELRAKNNLEQELIIAHEALEKSRNEAFDQAQQLEQSRNLCSQLNVEISNVRTESTEAIELLQRNLTEAKQSEEALAAELTSKNEILKQAKEQIETMSNELTIAVQNCESLQKELGDVYRKAESSVRDLEEEKEVVSSLNKELRALESQILKDKEARVSLETDLEEATRSLDEMNRNALTLSKDLELVNSKISSLEDEKDVYHRALTEQKQISQEAKENMEDAHKLVMKLGNEREKFEKKSQKLEEAAASAKGEILRLRSQISALEASINKVDNLKVVKEEKKVKKSSNVDSLKGNDIEKEKAVKEEKKVKRVSSVDGQKGSEEGTKTPVKRTRRRKVVSKKESS